In the genome of Sphingomonas sp. LR60, the window TGCCTACAACCTCGCGCTCGCCGGCGGTACGCGCCGCCGCAGCGTCGACCTCGATTATGCCGTCAATGCGCCCTTCGCGTCGGCGAACTATCACTTCGGCCGCGTCGCGATCGGCGCGAGCGTCCGCTACGACTTCGGCACCGCGCGCGGACAGCTGTTCGGCTCCGATCTCGGCGGCGGGCGTGTCGGCACCGTGGCGCGCGACATCGATGGCGACGGCGTGATCTCGTCGCCGGAGACGCGCGTCGGCGTCACTCCACTGACCACCCCCGCGCCGCTCGACTACAGCTACCATTATCTATCCTATTCGAGCGGCATCAACTTCCGCATTGCCGAGCCGCTCGCGGTGTTCGCGCGCTACAGCCGCGGCGCGCGCGCCAATGCCGATCGCATCCTGTTCAGCCCGATCGTCAACACCACCGACGGCAGCCTCGCGACGAAGAGCGCGGCGTTCGATCCGGTCAAGCAGGCCGAGATCGGCATCAAATACCGTCAGGCCGGGCTGACGCTCAACCTGACCGGCTTCTGGGCGAAGGCGCAGGACACCAACGTCGACGTCGTCACCAGCCAGATCATCCAGCGCGACTATCGTGCCACCGGTCTGGAATTCGAGGGCGGAGTGCGCCGCGGGCCGTTCGCGCTGACCGCGGGCGCGACCTATACCGATGCCGAAATCACCCGCGATGCGGTAAACCCGGCGGTGGTCGGCAACACGCCCCGCCATCAGGCGAAGCTGATCTTCCAGGCGACGCCGCAGATAACTACCGACCGGTTCAGCATCGGCGCGGTGTTCATCGGCACCACCGGCAGCTATTCGCAGGATACCAACCTGCTGCGCACGCCGGGGTTCGTCACCACCAACGCCTTCGCGCAGCTGCGTCTCGCGGAGCGGCTGATGCTGGGGGTCAACGCCAACAATCTGTTCGACACGCTGGCGATCACCACCTTCGACGAGGCCGCGATCCCGGCGTCGGGCATCCTGCGCGCGCGCCCGCTCAACGGTCGGACGGTGTCCGCGACCGTCCGTTTCGACTTCTGATCCGCAGTGCCGCGACCGTCTTCGGGCGGTCGCGGCTCAGGGTCTGTACTCAATCGCAACAAGGTCGTGACGGAGCGGATTTTGGCGCCAGGCCAGGAGCAAGGAGGGAGCGATTCTCTCGCATCGTGACCGACGCGTGACGCCGCATGGCGCCAAAAGCCGCCCGCCGCTTGCGGTCGCCTCTGGAAGTCCGCCCAGCATCGTCGCTTGCTTGCGGGTAGCGCAGCTACCCGACTGCGCTTCGCTCCTCGTGGGCGGCCTTCCAGAGGCGATCACGATCCTTGTTGCGATTGAGTACAGACCCTAGGTGTTTGATCCCACGGTTTGATGGTGCGATCCTTTCGTTGGAATGGAAGGAAGCCGTATGGGACAGGTACGTCATGGGTGCGCCACGACCACGCACGCCGTCCGAGCAGCAATACAGCGATCGCAAGCTTCGCTCGCGACGCTGAGCCGGGAACTCGGGATCAACCCGAAGACGGTCGCGAAGTGGCGTAAGAGGGCGACGGTCGAGGACCTGAAGACCGGGCCGAAGGCCCCTCGTTCAACGACCCTGACTGAAGCCGAGGAGGCAATGGTTGTGGCGTTCCGGCGCCACACGTTGCTGCCGCTCGACGACTGCCTCTACGCTCTGCAGCCGTCGATCCCGCACCTGACCCGGTCAGCGCTGCACCGATGCCTACAGCGGCATGGCATCTCCCGCCTGCCGGACATCGAAGGCGACAAGCCGAAGCGGCAGCGCTTCAAGCGCTACCCGATCGGCTTCTTCCACATCGATATTGCCGAGGTGCAGACCGCCGAAGGCAAACTGTACCTTTTCGTCGGCATCGACCGCACCAGCAAGTTCGCGGTCACCCAACTGGTTGAGAAGGCTGACAGGCGGACAGCCTGGGAGTTCCTGGAACACCTGCTGAAAGCCGTGCCTTACCGCGTTCACACGATCCTCACCGATAATGGCATCCAGTTCGCCGAGCAGCCGCGTAATCGCAACACCGCCTGGTCGCGCCAGATGCGCTTCGACATGATCTGCGACGCAAATGGCATCGAGCACCGACTCACGAAACCGAACCATCCATGGACCAACGGTCAGGTCGAGCGAATGAACCGCACCATCAAAGAGGCGACCGTCAAACGCTTCCACTACGAAAGCCACGACCAGTTGCGCACGCACCTCGCCGACTTCATGGCCGCCTACAACTTCGCCCGCCGGCTCAAGACGCTCAGCGGTCTCACGCCCTACGAATACATCGCCAAGATCTGGACGTCAGAGCCAGACCGGTTCATCGTCGACCCGATCCACCAAATGCCAGGACTAAACACCTAGGACAGCAGTGCGCGCACCTCGGCCGCCAGCGTAAGGGGTTCGAACGGCTTGACGATCACGCCCTGCGCGCCGGCGGCGTACAGGGCGACCAGCTCATGCGCGCGGCTATGCGCGGTCATGAAGATCGCCGGCAATTCCGGCACGATCTCCCGCAACGCGTCGAGCAAAGCCGGCCCGTCCATCCCCGGCATCGACACGTCGAGCAGCGCCGCATCGAAGCGCCCGTCGGTCAGCGCCGTCAGCGCCGCGTCCGCGCTGCCGGCCGCGACCACCGCGATCGTCGGGTCCAGTCCCAGCGCCATCGTCACGATCGTCCTGATGTCCGCATCGTCGTCGACGAACAGCAGGTGCAACGCCTTGGTCATCGCCGCTCCTCGCGGTCGCGCAACAGTCGCCGGATCGTGTCGACCACCGTGGCGACACCATGCTGTCCCTTGACGAGCACCGCCGCGGCGCGCCGCGCGACGTCGGGTTGCGCCACCGCACCGGAGAGGATCACCACCGGGATCGGATTGCCGCCGCGGTCGACAAGTTCGGGGAGCAGCGCCGCCACATCGAGCAACTGCGTGTCGAGCAACGCCAATTGCGGCGGTCGCGCCCGCAACAGGGAGCGTGCCGCCTCGACGCCGGCCGCGCACATCATCGCCGCGCTGCCGTGAAATGCCAGCATCATCGTCTCGCACAGATCATGGTCGTCATCGACGTGCAGGATCACCGGCAGCCCAGGTTCCCCCGCGCCCTCGTCGTCCGAGTCGCCAAGCAGCGGCAGATCGAAGGCGAAGCGCGTGCCGCCGCCCGGCAGATCCTCGAACCAGATCGTGCCGTCCAACCGCCGCACGATCTCACGCGCGATCGCCAGCCCAAGCCCGGTCCCGCCCGAACCGCGCACCGTCTGGAAGCGCTCGAACAGCCGCGATCGCAGTTCCTCGGGAACCCCCGCGCCATGATCGTCGACGCTGATCCGCGCGCGCACCGCGACCACGTGCGTCCGCAGCACCACCGTCCCGCCACCGACCGAGGCTTGGATCGCGTTCGACAACAGGTTGGTGACCACCTGCAGCAACCGCCCGGCGTCTCCGGCGACCAGCACCGGCGCGGCTGCGACCTCGTCGACCAGCGTCACGTCGTGCCGCCGCGCCAGCCCCTCATTGTCCAGCGCGGCCTGCGCAGTGATCTCGCGCAGGTCGAGCGGCGTCCGCGCGATCGTCAATTGCCCGCTCTCGATACGGTCGATGTCGAGGATGTCGTTGACCAGCCGGATCAGCCGCCGCGCATTGTTGTCGGCGATATCGACCAGCCGCCCCGCCTGCGCCGGCCACTCGCCCGCATTGCCGGCGCGCAACAATGCCAGCGAACCGATCACCGAGGTCAGCGGCGTGCGCAATTCGTGGCTGACCGTCGAGATCAGCTCGTCCTTGGCGCGCGCGATCCGCAGCCGATCCGACGCGTCGCGCAACGACAGCACGAACCGGTCGCCGTCCGCGCCATGCATCACCCCGATCGCGACATCGACGATGACCTCGCTACCGTCGCGGCGCCGCGCGGTGCGTTCGGGAAACACGTCACGCCCCGCCCCGATCACGGTCCGCAAATCGTCCTCGCCCGGACGTGCCGGAAGGATCGCCGACAGGTCGCGGTCCTGCAGGTCGGCGGTGGTGTAGCCGAGCAGATCGTGTCCCGCGTCGCTGATCGTCTCGATCGTCCCGGCGCGATCGACGATCAACAGCGTGTCGGTGGTGCTCGCCAGGATCGCGGCATTGCGCATCCCCGCCTCGTGCGTGGCGCGCGCCGCTTCGTGGCGATCGGATTGCGACCGCCACCACGCGAGCATGAAGCCCAGCAGCAGCAGGCTCACCAGCGCACCGGTCACTTCGATCAACCGATAGCTGTCGTCGCGATGCGCCCGGAACGATGCCGAGCGCTCGGCGGTGCGCGCGCGCTCGGCCGCACTGGCGCGCGTCACCACGTCGCGCAACCGCTCCATGATCCGCTTGCCGCGACCCGACGCCACCTCGCGCCGCATCGCCGCGAGATCACCGGCGTCGAACAAGGCGATCGTGGCGTCGAGTTCGGCGAACTTGGCGGCGATCAGCGGGTGCAGCGCGCGATCGACTGCCCCGACGTCGCTCAGCAGGCGCTCGACCTGCGCGCGGGCCGGGGCATAAGGCGCCAGGAACGTCCGGTCCCCGGTCAGCAACAGTCCGCGTTGCGCGGTCTCCGCATCCTTCACCGCCGACAGCAGCAGCAACAGCGTCCGCTCGCGCGCGAACGAGCGCGCCGCGGCGGCCTCGGCGTCGACCGCGCGCCGATATTCGATCCCCGTCCAGCCGATCAGCGCCGCGAGCAGCAGCGGCATCAGCGTCGCGATCAGGAAAAACGCCAGCGCGATGGCGGAAGCAACGGCGAAACGGACGCCGCCGCGATGTTCACTGATCCGTACGACCGATTAACGGCCGCGCCGCCAGCAGCGCCTGCGCGCGATTGCTGACCCCCAGCTTGCGGAAGATGACGGTCAGATGCGCCTTGATCGTCGCCTCGGTCACGCCAAGGTCGCGCGCGATCTGCTTGTTCGCATGCCCGTCCGCCAGCGCGAGCAACACCGCGCGCTGCGCATTGGACAGCGTCGCCAGCCGCGTGAGCAGGTCGCCCAGCGCGCTGGCATCGTTCGTCGTGGCCGGGGGGAAGACCTGCTGCCCGCCATCCACGCGCCGCAGCTGCTCCGCCAGATCGTCGAGCGGCAGGCTCTTGTAGAGATAGCCCGCTGCGCCGACCGCGCGCGCCGCTTCCACCAGCCGCGGCTCCTCGCTGGCGGTCACCACCACGATCGGTGTGCCGGGCGCGTGCATCTGCAAGGTCATCAGCCCGGAAAAGCCGCGCGCATCGGGAAGGTGGAAATCGAGCAGGATCATCCGCAATGGCGTGCGCTCGGCAAGTGTGCGTGCCTCCGCGATCGATCCGGCCGCCATGATCGACACGCCGGGGAGCGCGGCACGCGCCGCCATCGCCAGCCCCTCGCGCGTCAGCGGGTGATCGTCGGCGACCAACGCACGCCCTCCCAACCTCTGACCTTCTTCTTCCATGCCGCTGTGATTTCAGTTGTTACGTTATCGAGGATCGTGCTCGTCCATGGCGGTGTCCAGAGACAATTGTTACCAAAGGCCAGCGAATCGAATAACATAGCGTAGAATGATCGTCCTGATTGAACCCATGTTGGATGCTATGGCGGCCGCACGCGACATTGCGGTGCAGCATGGCTGGGTGCATCGATCCTGCCTGATGTCGGCGGCGGCGGCGGGGGCGGACGATGACGACATCATGCTCCACGCCATCGAGGACGCTGCCGCGACCGACACGACATGGTCACCGCTCGCCACCGTCGCCCCGGCGATCGCACTGGCATCCGCGGCATGGATCGCGCGCACCGACTGGGCCGCGCGGGGCTATGTCGCCGCCGTCGATCGGCGCGACCTTGCCCAGATCCTGCCCGGCGTTATCGCGGAGTGGAGCCATGCGACGCGGCTGGCGACGATCGACCGGCTTGGCGCCACGTTCGGGACCGCGCCGGTCGCCGCGCTGCTGAGCGGGCTCCGCAACGTGCTGGAGGTCGCGATCGGGACGCACGATGATCCTGCGCTGCTCGCCGCCGAGGCGCACCGCATCGCCGGCCTTGCGGGAACGCTCGGCTTCGCGGCACTCGGGCGGCATTGGCTGCGCGTCGCCGAAGGCGGGAGCGCTCCGTCCGCCGCGACCCGCCGCGCCACCGCGCACGCTTTCGCCACGCTCGACCGCGCGGGGGTCGCGACGTCCTAGTCAATCATGATCCGGCGCGCCGCCGGTCAGTCGTCGCGTGCGACCTGAAAGCCCGCGAACGACTGGCTGACCGGCATAAGTTCCAGCCGGTTGATGTTCAGATGCGGTGGCAGCGTCGCGATCCACAGCAATGTCGCGGCGATATCCTCGGCGGTCATCGGCGTGGCCCCGGCATAAAGCGTGTCGGAGGCGTCCTGATTGCCGCCGGTCCGCACCAGCGTGAACTCGGTCTCGACCATCCCCGGATCGATCGCGCTGACGCGCACCCCGGTCCCGTGCAGGTCCGAGCGCAGGTTGAGCGTGAATTGCTGCACGAACGCCTTCGTACCGCCATAGACGTTGCCGCCCGGATAGGGGTAGCTGCCCGCGACCGACGCGATGTTGACGATCCCGCCCTTGCGCGCGATCAATCCCGGCAGCAGCTTGTGCGTCACCGATACCAACGCGGTGACGTTGGTGTCGATCATCGTCCGCCATTGCGCGAGATCAGCCTTCTGCGCTGGCGCGGTACCGAGCGCGAGCCCGGCGTTGTTGACGAGCAGGTCGATGTCGCGAAACGGCTCCGGCAACGCGTCGAGCGCAGCATCGCGCGCCGCTTCGTCGCGAACGTCGAACGCGGCGGTGTGCACCAGGTCCCCACATTCCGCCGCCAGCGCGGCGAGCCGGTCGGCGCGCCGGCCGGTGGCGATCACCTGCCAGCCCGCACCGGCCAGCGCCCGCGTCGTCGCCTGACCGATCCCCGACGTGGCACCCGTCACAATCGCCGTCTTCATTCGTCAGTCTCCCATGGACCGCGCCGCTTTGGCCGGCGGCGCGGGGCAATGGCCGCGATCTGCAACGATCACAGATGCATTTCCAGCCCTGCCCCCAATGTCTGAGGATCGCCGAGGATGCCGCGTCGCCCGTCGAGAGTGCGATATTGCAGATAGTCGGCATCCAGCAGGTTGCGCGCGAACACGAACACCGTCCATTGCCCGGCGTCATAGCCGATCCGGGCATTCACCACCGTCCGGCCGGGCAGGCGACTTTGTCCCTGCGTCGTGCCCACGTCGGTATAGACCCCACTGCGGTAATTGGCGTTGACGTTACCCGTGATCGCACCGGCACGCGCATTCAGCCCACCCGCCAATGTCCAGCGCGGCGCGTATGGAAATTGCGTCCCCGCCAACTCGACGATGCTGGTGGCCCCCGCCGGCAGGCTGAACCGGTCGAAGCGGGTGCGCACGTGCCCGGCCGAGAGATAGGCATCGAACTGGCGTTTGACGCGCCCCAGCACCTCGATCTCGCCGCCGTACAAATGCGACTTGCCTGCATTGACGGTGTTGTAATCGTAGCTGTTCAGCCCGAAGAAGGCGTTGGTCTGCTGGTTGCGCCAATCGACGTAGAAGACGTTCGCGTTGACCGTCAGCCGTCCGTTCAGCCAGCGTGAGCGCAGCGCGCCTTCGTAGTTCCAGCTATATTCGGGGTTATAGGCAACCAGGCGCGCGCGGGCGATATTCTGGCTCGATCCGCCCGATCGATAGGCCCGCTGCACCGTGAAGCTGGTGGTCAGGTCGGGCGTCCACTCCATGCTGATCCCGGCCTTGGGCAACAGGGCATCGAAGCGCCGCGCATTGTCCGCCCGCGCCGATGCCGCCTGTGCGACGAGGGCGAGCACGCCGCGATTGATCGCCGTGACCGCCCCGTTGAGCGGTGTCCCGGCCGCCCCGAAGTCGGTCGGCGCGGGCAAGGTGCCGTTGAACGTGGCGATGGTCTCGGCACCGTAGCGGTTGTCCTCATGATCGTAGCGGAAGCCACCGAGCAACGAGAAGCGATCGGTCAGGCGAAACCGCGCATCACCGAACAATGCAGCGTTGCGCACCAGCATCGGCTGGTCGGCGATATAAAGGACCGGAATCTGTGGCAGCGCGTTCGCATAGCGCGCCGCAATCTGGCGCGCCGACGTCGCAGGCACACCGCCGCCCTGCAGCAACTGGGCGATCGTGGCGACCGGCGTCACGATATTCACGCGGCTGTTGGCCGCGAGTTCGCCCGAACGGCGATACACCCATGCGCCTGCCAGCCCGCTCAGCCGCTCGCCATCGAAATTGAGCCGCATTTCCTGCGTCCACGTCCGATAGCGGCTGTCGTTGTTG includes:
- a CDS encoding response regulator translates to MTKALHLLFVDDDADIRTIVTMALGLDPTIAVVAAGSADAALTALTDGRFDAALLDVSMPGMDGPALLDALREIVPELPAIFMTAHSRAHELVALYAAGAQGVIVKPFEPLTLAAEVRALLS
- a CDS encoding SDR family NAD(P)-dependent oxidoreductase, encoding MKTAIVTGATSGIGQATTRALAGAGWQVIATGRRADRLAALAAECGDLVHTAAFDVRDEAARDAALDALPEPFRDIDLLVNNAGLALGTAPAQKADLAQWRTMIDTNVTALVSVTHKLLPGLIARKGGIVNIASVAGSYPYPGGNVYGGTKAFVQQFTLNLRSDLHGTGVRVSAIDPGMVETEFTLVRTGGNQDASDTLYAGATPMTAEDIAATLLWIATLPPHLNINRLELMPVSQSFAGFQVARDD
- a CDS encoding TonB-dependent receptor, which encodes MKPITCLLYSAALVAATPGRAQQVQDAPPDDIIVTGEKSNRTLQQTATSVAVTTPERISQENILTVQDIYDRTANVSATYGASGFTIRGINNQGVGAGGNADTATVYVDGAPIPRQALFGGPTDLWDVEQVEVLRGPQSTIQGLNALAGAVVLTTRDASPSDYSADGRVLWTNRDERTFSAAAGGPLIRDELGIRLSAERRADRGLIRNVTRGGYDDKLTLLNLRGKLHWTPQALPGLDVRASFNRVRRDGGYLFEYANLTTPDFYDHRQSTNDQRNRGYIRSDIAVLNIGYEIAPRLRLSSVTSFNRTATLALADGDGTAADLQYINNDSRYRTWTQEMRLNFDGERLSGLAGAWVYRRSGELAANSRVNIVTPVATIAQLLQGGGVPATSARQIAARYANALPQIPVLYIADQPMLVRNAALFGDARFRLTDRFSLLGGFRYDHEDNRYGAETIATFNGTLPAPTDFGAAGTPLNGAVTAINRGVLALVAQAASARADNARRFDALLPKAGISMEWTPDLTTSFTVQRAYRSGGSSQNIARARLVAYNPEYSWNYEGALRSRWLNGRLTVNANVFYVDWRNQQTNAFFGLNSYDYNTVNAGKSHLYGGEIEVLGRVKRQFDAYLSAGHVRTRFDRFSLPAGATSIVELAGTQFPYAPRWTLAGGLNARAGAITGNVNANYRSGVYTDVGTTQGQSRLPGRTVVNARIGYDAGQWTVFVFARNLLDADYLQYRTLDGRRGILGDPQTLGAGLEMHL
- a CDS encoding response regulator transcription factor, which produces MGGRALVADDHPLTREGLAMAARAALPGVSIMAAGSIAEARTLAERTPLRMILLDFHLPDARGFSGLMTLQMHAPGTPIVVVTASEEPRLVEAARAVGAAGYLYKSLPLDDLAEQLRRVDGGQQVFPPATTNDASALGDLLTRLATLSNAQRAVLLALADGHANKQIARDLGVTEATIKAHLTVIFRKLGVSNRAQALLAARPLIGRTDQ
- a CDS encoding IS481 family transposase, with protein sequence MGQVRHGCATTTHAVRAAIQRSQASLATLSRELGINPKTVAKWRKRATVEDLKTGPKAPRSTTLTEAEEAMVVAFRRHTLLPLDDCLYALQPSIPHLTRSALHRCLQRHGISRLPDIEGDKPKRQRFKRYPIGFFHIDIAEVQTAEGKLYLFVGIDRTSKFAVTQLVEKADRRTAWEFLEHLLKAVPYRVHTILTDNGIQFAEQPRNRNTAWSRQMRFDMICDANGIEHRLTKPNHPWTNGQVERMNRTIKEATVKRFHYESHDQLRTHLADFMAAYNFARRLKTLSGLTPYEYIAKIWTSEPDRFIVDPIHQMPGLNT
- a CDS encoding hybrid sensor histidine kinase/response regulator, which codes for MPLLLAALIGWTGIEYRRAVDAEAAAARSFARERTLLLLLSAVKDAETAQRGLLLTGDRTFLAPYAPARAQVERLLSDVGAVDRALHPLIAAKFAELDATIALFDAGDLAAMRREVASGRGKRIMERLRDVVTRASAAERARTAERSASFRAHRDDSYRLIEVTGALVSLLLLGFMLAWWRSQSDRHEAARATHEAGMRNAAILASTTDTLLIVDRAGTIETISDAGHDLLGYTTADLQDRDLSAILPARPGEDDLRTVIGAGRDVFPERTARRRDGSEVIVDVAIGVMHGADGDRFVLSLRDASDRLRIARAKDELISTVSHELRTPLTSVIGSLALLRAGNAGEWPAQAGRLVDIADNNARRLIRLVNDILDIDRIESGQLTIARTPLDLREITAQAALDNEGLARRHDVTLVDEVAAAPVLVAGDAGRLLQVVTNLLSNAIQASVGGGTVVLRTHVVAVRARISVDDHGAGVPEELRSRLFERFQTVRGSGGTGLGLAIAREIVRRLDGTIWFEDLPGGGTRFAFDLPLLGDSDDEGAGEPGLPVILHVDDDHDLCETMMLAFHGSAAMMCAAGVEAARSLLRARPPQLALLDTQLLDVAALLPELVDRGGNPIPVVILSGAVAQPDVARRAAAVLVKGQHGVATVVDTIRRLLRDREERR